In the genome of Drosophila yakuba strain Tai18E2 chromosome 3R, Prin_Dyak_Tai18E2_2.1, whole genome shotgun sequence, one region contains:
- the LOC6538065 gene encoding aminopeptidase Ey isoform X1 — MTYTPVSAMKCFLWVVLVISLDLSSANSISSYNHYRLPTALRPQKYYLRILTLLENPDDLRFAGSVQIVIEALENTRNITLHSKNLTIDESQITLRHISGSGSKDNCVSSTSVNPTHDYYILHTCRELLAGNVYKLCLPFSAELNRQLFGYYRSSYKDPVTNTTRWLSATQFEPAAARKAFPCFDEPGFKASFVVTLGYHKQFTGLSNMPVKEIETHESLPNYVWCEFEQSVPMSTYLVAYSVNDFSFKPSTLPNGALFRTWARPNAIDQCDYAAEFGPKVLQYYEQFFGIKFPLPKIDQIALPDFSAGAMENWGLVTYRETTLLYSPTHSSLSDQQNLANVIAHELAHQWFGNLVTMKWWTDLWLNEGFATYVAGLGVQQFHPEWHSRDKGILTALITSFRLDSLVSSHPISRPIQMVTEIEESFDAISYQKGSAVLRMMHLFMGEESFRSGLKEYLQLHAYKNAEQDNLWESLTSAAHQSGALDGHLYIKTIMDSWTLQTGYPVLNITRDYSAGTAMLTQERYLRNSQIPRAERVGCWWVPLSYTTQVEKHFNNTGPRAWMECSNTGESVPTTIDLLPGPEEWLIFNIQLSTPYKANYDARNWKLLIDTLNSGEFQSIHVINRAQLIDDVLYFAWTGEQDYDTALQLTNYLQRERDLIPWKAALDNLKLLNRLLRQTSNFGSFKRYMKKLLTPIYEHLNGMNDTFSSITQQDHVLLKTMVVNVACQYQVGDCVPQALAYYRHWRSEANPDENNPVPINLRSTVYCTALGQGSEEDWDFLWSRYKKSNVGSDRQTILSTLGCSKAVWILQRYMEKAFSPKSGIRKQDSALCFQAVASGQVGFLLAKQYMMENIEFIYKYYYPQIRALSSLLLPFSEQVSTMSDLNKFRSFANDSRHFLKGIRQAMQQSLETMLTNVQWMDRNYQHFSRTIQHHL; from the exons ATGACGTATACGCCCG TGTCGGCCATGAAGTGTTTTCTCTGGGTCGTTCTGGTTATTAGCCTGGATTTATCTTCGGCGAACTCGATTTCTAGCTATAACCACTATCGACTGCCAACTGCCCTAAGACCTCAAAAGTATTACTTGCGTATCCTGACACTGTTGGAAAATCCGGATGATCTCCGCTTCGCCGGCAGTGTGCAAATCGTCATTGAAGCACTGGAGAACACAAGGAACATCACGCTGCACTCCAAGAACCTGACCATCGATGAGTCCCAGATCACCCTGCGCCACATTAGTGGGTCGGGAAGTAAGGATAATTGTGTGTCCTCCACATCCGTTAATCCCACCCACGACTACTATATTCTCCACACCTGTCGGGAACTTCTGGCCGGCAATGTGTACAAACTGTGCCTTCCATTCTCTGCCGAGCTCAACCGTCAACTCTTTGGTTACTACCGCAGTTCCTACAAGGATCCTGTGACCAACACGACACG ttggctgtCTGCTACGCAATTCGAGCCAGCCGCCGCTCGAAAGGCATTCCCCTGCTTCGATGAGCCAGGCTTTAAGGCATCCTTTGTGGTCACTTTGGGTTATCACAAGCAGTTCACAGGACTCAGCAATATGCCCGTGAAGGAAATCGAGACACA CGAAAGCCTTCCAAACTACGTATGGTGCGAGTTCGAGCAGTCGGTGCCGATGTCCACCTACCTGGTGGCATATTCGGTCAATGATTTCTCCTTTAAGCCATCCACTCTGCCAAATGGAGCTCTATTCCGGACTTGGGCCAGACCCAATGCCATCGATCAGTGCGATTATGCCGCGGAGTTCGGACCCAAAGTGCTGCAATACTACGAGCAGTTCTTCGGCATCAAGTTCCCGCTGCCCAAGATCGATCAGATTGCCTTGCCCGATTTCAGTGCCGGTGCCATGGAGAACTGGGGTCTGGTGACCTACAGAGAAACCACACTTCTCTACTCGCCAACCCACTCTTCACTGTCGGACCAACAGAACCTGGCGAATGTAATTGCCCATGAGTTGGCCCATCAATGGTTCGGTAATCTGGTGACGATGAAGTGGTGGACTGACCTTTGGCTGAACGAGGGATTCGCCACCTATGTGGCCGGCCTGGGAGTCCAGCAATTCCATCCGGAGTGGCACTCAAGGGATAAGGGTATTTTGACCGCTCTGATCACCTCCTTTCGCCTGGACTCGCTGGTGAGCAGCCATCCCATTTCGAGGCCCATTCAAATGGTGACGGAGATCGAGGAGAGCTTTGATGCAATCTCCTACCAAAAGGGATCTGCAGTGCTGCGGATGATGCATTTGTTCATGGGGGAAGAGTCGTTCCGATCCGGACTAAAGGAGTATCTTCAGCTTCACGCCTATAAGAACGCTGAACAGGATAATCTTTGGGAGTCACTCACCTCAGCAGCCCACCAAAGTGGAGCTCTTGACGGGCACCTTTACATAAAGACCATCATGGACTCGTGGACTCTGCAAACCGG ATATCCTGTGCTCAATATTACCCGTGACTATTCGGCCGGAACCGCTATGCTTACCCAGGAACGTTACTTGCGCAATTCCCAGATACCCCGAGCCGAACGCGTTGGCTGCTGGTGGGTGCCACTGAGCTATACCACCCAGGTGGAAAAGCACTTCAACAACACGGGACCTAGGGCATGGATGGAGTGCAGCAATACTGGCGAAAGTGTGCCCACAACTATTGATCTTCTTCCTGGACCCGAAGAATGGCTGATCTTTAATATTCAGCTGTCGACCCCTTACAAAGCCAACTACGATGCCAGAAACTGGAAGCTTTTGATTGATACTTTGAACAGCGGGGAGTTCCAGAGCATTCACGTGATCAATAGGGCCCAGCTCATAGACGATGTCCTGTACTTCGCCTGGACAGGAGAGCAGGACTACGACACCGCTCTGCAACTGACCAACTATCTGCAGAGGGAGCGGGATCTTATTCCTTGGAAAGCGGCCCTGGACAACTTGAAGTTGCTGAACCGCCTCCTACGACAAACTTCCAACTTTGGTTCATTCAAA CGATACATGAAGAAGCTTCTTACCCCGATCTATGAGCACCTCAACGGAATGAACGACACGTTCAGTTCGATTACTCAGCAGGATCACGTCCTTTTGAAGACAATGGTGGTCAATGTGGCCTGTCAGTACCAGGTGGGGGATTGTGTGCCCCAGGCGTTGGCCTACTACCGCCACTGGAGATCGGAGGCCAATCCCGACGAGAACAACCCGGTGCCAATAAACCTTCGCAGCACAGTGTACTGCACAGCACTAGGACAAGGCAGCGAAGAGGATTGGGACTTCCTGTGGTCGCGGTACAAGAAATCGAACGTGGGCTCCGACAGGCAGACCATCTTAAGTACTTTGGGCTGTTCGAAGGCGGTTTGGATACTGCAGCGCTACATGGAAAAGGCCTTCAGTCCCAAGAGCGGCATTCGCAAGCAGGACTCAGCGCTCTGCTTCCAGGCGGTGGCCTCCGGACAAGTGGGCTTCCTGCTGGCCAAGCAATACATGATGGAAAATATTGAGTTTATCTACAAGTA CTATTATCCACAGATAAGAGCCTTGTCGAGTCTGCTTCTGCCATTTTCCGAGCAAGTTAGTACAATGAGTGATCTGAATAAGTTCAGGTCCTTTGCCAACGACTCACGGCACTTCCTGAAGGGCATTCGTCAGGCGATGCAGCAGAGCCTGGAGACGATGCTCACCAATGTGCAGTGGATGGATCGGAACTATCAGCACTTCTCCCGGACTATACAGCACCATCTGTAA
- the LOC6538065 gene encoding aminopeptidase Ey isoform X3: MSAMKCFLWVVLVISLDLSSANSISSYNHYRLPTALRPQKYYLRILTLLENPDDLRFAGSVQIVIEALENTRNITLHSKNLTIDESQITLRHISGSGSKDNCVSSTSVNPTHDYYILHTCRELLAGNVYKLCLPFSAELNRQLFGYYRSSYKDPVTNTTRWLSATQFEPAAARKAFPCFDEPGFKASFVVTLGYHKQFTGLSNMPVKEIETHESLPNYVWCEFEQSVPMSTYLVAYSVNDFSFKPSTLPNGALFRTWARPNAIDQCDYAAEFGPKVLQYYEQFFGIKFPLPKIDQIALPDFSAGAMENWGLVTYRETTLLYSPTHSSLSDQQNLANVIAHELAHQWFGNLVTMKWWTDLWLNEGFATYVAGLGVQQFHPEWHSRDKGILTALITSFRLDSLVSSHPISRPIQMVTEIEESFDAISYQKGSAVLRMMHLFMGEESFRSGLKEYLQLHAYKNAEQDNLWESLTSAAHQSGALDGHLYIKTIMDSWTLQTGYPVLNITRDYSAGTAMLTQERYLRNSQIPRAERVGCWWVPLSYTTQVEKHFNNTGPRAWMECSNTGESVPTTIDLLPGPEEWLIFNIQLSTPYKANYDARNWKLLIDTLNSGEFQSIHVINRAQLIDDVLYFAWTGEQDYDTALQLTNYLQRERDLIPWKAALDNLKLLNRLLRQTSNFGSFKRYMKKLLTPIYEHLNGMNDTFSSITQQDHVLLKTMVVNVACQYQVGDCVPQALAYYRHWRSEANPDENNPVPINLRSTVYCTALGQGSEEDWDFLWSRYKKSNVGSDRQTILSTLGCSKAVWILQRYMEKAFSPKSGIRKQDSALCFQAVASGQVGFLLAKQYMMENIEFIYKYYYPQIRALSSLLLPFSEQVSTMSDLNKFRSFANDSRHFLKGIRQAMQQSLETMLTNVQWMDRNYQHFSRTIQHHL, encoded by the exons A TGTCGGCCATGAAGTGTTTTCTCTGGGTCGTTCTGGTTATTAGCCTGGATTTATCTTCGGCGAACTCGATTTCTAGCTATAACCACTATCGACTGCCAACTGCCCTAAGACCTCAAAAGTATTACTTGCGTATCCTGACACTGTTGGAAAATCCGGATGATCTCCGCTTCGCCGGCAGTGTGCAAATCGTCATTGAAGCACTGGAGAACACAAGGAACATCACGCTGCACTCCAAGAACCTGACCATCGATGAGTCCCAGATCACCCTGCGCCACATTAGTGGGTCGGGAAGTAAGGATAATTGTGTGTCCTCCACATCCGTTAATCCCACCCACGACTACTATATTCTCCACACCTGTCGGGAACTTCTGGCCGGCAATGTGTACAAACTGTGCCTTCCATTCTCTGCCGAGCTCAACCGTCAACTCTTTGGTTACTACCGCAGTTCCTACAAGGATCCTGTGACCAACACGACACG ttggctgtCTGCTACGCAATTCGAGCCAGCCGCCGCTCGAAAGGCATTCCCCTGCTTCGATGAGCCAGGCTTTAAGGCATCCTTTGTGGTCACTTTGGGTTATCACAAGCAGTTCACAGGACTCAGCAATATGCCCGTGAAGGAAATCGAGACACA CGAAAGCCTTCCAAACTACGTATGGTGCGAGTTCGAGCAGTCGGTGCCGATGTCCACCTACCTGGTGGCATATTCGGTCAATGATTTCTCCTTTAAGCCATCCACTCTGCCAAATGGAGCTCTATTCCGGACTTGGGCCAGACCCAATGCCATCGATCAGTGCGATTATGCCGCGGAGTTCGGACCCAAAGTGCTGCAATACTACGAGCAGTTCTTCGGCATCAAGTTCCCGCTGCCCAAGATCGATCAGATTGCCTTGCCCGATTTCAGTGCCGGTGCCATGGAGAACTGGGGTCTGGTGACCTACAGAGAAACCACACTTCTCTACTCGCCAACCCACTCTTCACTGTCGGACCAACAGAACCTGGCGAATGTAATTGCCCATGAGTTGGCCCATCAATGGTTCGGTAATCTGGTGACGATGAAGTGGTGGACTGACCTTTGGCTGAACGAGGGATTCGCCACCTATGTGGCCGGCCTGGGAGTCCAGCAATTCCATCCGGAGTGGCACTCAAGGGATAAGGGTATTTTGACCGCTCTGATCACCTCCTTTCGCCTGGACTCGCTGGTGAGCAGCCATCCCATTTCGAGGCCCATTCAAATGGTGACGGAGATCGAGGAGAGCTTTGATGCAATCTCCTACCAAAAGGGATCTGCAGTGCTGCGGATGATGCATTTGTTCATGGGGGAAGAGTCGTTCCGATCCGGACTAAAGGAGTATCTTCAGCTTCACGCCTATAAGAACGCTGAACAGGATAATCTTTGGGAGTCACTCACCTCAGCAGCCCACCAAAGTGGAGCTCTTGACGGGCACCTTTACATAAAGACCATCATGGACTCGTGGACTCTGCAAACCGG ATATCCTGTGCTCAATATTACCCGTGACTATTCGGCCGGAACCGCTATGCTTACCCAGGAACGTTACTTGCGCAATTCCCAGATACCCCGAGCCGAACGCGTTGGCTGCTGGTGGGTGCCACTGAGCTATACCACCCAGGTGGAAAAGCACTTCAACAACACGGGACCTAGGGCATGGATGGAGTGCAGCAATACTGGCGAAAGTGTGCCCACAACTATTGATCTTCTTCCTGGACCCGAAGAATGGCTGATCTTTAATATTCAGCTGTCGACCCCTTACAAAGCCAACTACGATGCCAGAAACTGGAAGCTTTTGATTGATACTTTGAACAGCGGGGAGTTCCAGAGCATTCACGTGATCAATAGGGCCCAGCTCATAGACGATGTCCTGTACTTCGCCTGGACAGGAGAGCAGGACTACGACACCGCTCTGCAACTGACCAACTATCTGCAGAGGGAGCGGGATCTTATTCCTTGGAAAGCGGCCCTGGACAACTTGAAGTTGCTGAACCGCCTCCTACGACAAACTTCCAACTTTGGTTCATTCAAA CGATACATGAAGAAGCTTCTTACCCCGATCTATGAGCACCTCAACGGAATGAACGACACGTTCAGTTCGATTACTCAGCAGGATCACGTCCTTTTGAAGACAATGGTGGTCAATGTGGCCTGTCAGTACCAGGTGGGGGATTGTGTGCCCCAGGCGTTGGCCTACTACCGCCACTGGAGATCGGAGGCCAATCCCGACGAGAACAACCCGGTGCCAATAAACCTTCGCAGCACAGTGTACTGCACAGCACTAGGACAAGGCAGCGAAGAGGATTGGGACTTCCTGTGGTCGCGGTACAAGAAATCGAACGTGGGCTCCGACAGGCAGACCATCTTAAGTACTTTGGGCTGTTCGAAGGCGGTTTGGATACTGCAGCGCTACATGGAAAAGGCCTTCAGTCCCAAGAGCGGCATTCGCAAGCAGGACTCAGCGCTCTGCTTCCAGGCGGTGGCCTCCGGACAAGTGGGCTTCCTGCTGGCCAAGCAATACATGATGGAAAATATTGAGTTTATCTACAAGTA CTATTATCCACAGATAAGAGCCTTGTCGAGTCTGCTTCTGCCATTTTCCGAGCAAGTTAGTACAATGAGTGATCTGAATAAGTTCAGGTCCTTTGCCAACGACTCACGGCACTTCCTGAAGGGCATTCGTCAGGCGATGCAGCAGAGCCTGGAGACGATGCTCACCAATGTGCAGTGGATGGATCGGAACTATCAGCACTTCTCCCGGACTATACAGCACCATCTGTAA
- the LOC6538065 gene encoding aminopeptidase Ey isoform X4: MKCFLWVVLVISLDLSSANSISSYNHYRLPTALRPQKYYLRILTLLENPDDLRFAGSVQIVIEALENTRNITLHSKNLTIDESQITLRHISGSGSKDNCVSSTSVNPTHDYYILHTCRELLAGNVYKLCLPFSAELNRQLFGYYRSSYKDPVTNTTRWLSATQFEPAAARKAFPCFDEPGFKASFVVTLGYHKQFTGLSNMPVKEIETHESLPNYVWCEFEQSVPMSTYLVAYSVNDFSFKPSTLPNGALFRTWARPNAIDQCDYAAEFGPKVLQYYEQFFGIKFPLPKIDQIALPDFSAGAMENWGLVTYRETTLLYSPTHSSLSDQQNLANVIAHELAHQWFGNLVTMKWWTDLWLNEGFATYVAGLGVQQFHPEWHSRDKGILTALITSFRLDSLVSSHPISRPIQMVTEIEESFDAISYQKGSAVLRMMHLFMGEESFRSGLKEYLQLHAYKNAEQDNLWESLTSAAHQSGALDGHLYIKTIMDSWTLQTGYPVLNITRDYSAGTAMLTQERYLRNSQIPRAERVGCWWVPLSYTTQVEKHFNNTGPRAWMECSNTGESVPTTIDLLPGPEEWLIFNIQLSTPYKANYDARNWKLLIDTLNSGEFQSIHVINRAQLIDDVLYFAWTGEQDYDTALQLTNYLQRERDLIPWKAALDNLKLLNRLLRQTSNFGSFKRYMKKLLTPIYEHLNGMNDTFSSITQQDHVLLKTMVVNVACQYQVGDCVPQALAYYRHWRSEANPDENNPVPINLRSTVYCTALGQGSEEDWDFLWSRYKKSNVGSDRQTILSTLGCSKAVWILQRYMEKAFSPKSGIRKQDSALCFQAVASGQVGFLLAKQYMMENIEFIYKYYYPQIRALSSLLLPFSEQVSTMSDLNKFRSFANDSRHFLKGIRQAMQQSLETMLTNVQWMDRNYQHFSRTIQHHL; this comes from the exons ATGAAGTGTTTTCTCTGGGTCGTTCTGGTTATTAGCCTGGATTTATCTTCGGCGAACTCGATTTCTAGCTATAACCACTATCGACTGCCAACTGCCCTAAGACCTCAAAAGTATTACTTGCGTATCCTGACACTGTTGGAAAATCCGGATGATCTCCGCTTCGCCGGCAGTGTGCAAATCGTCATTGAAGCACTGGAGAACACAAGGAACATCACGCTGCACTCCAAGAACCTGACCATCGATGAGTCCCAGATCACCCTGCGCCACATTAGTGGGTCGGGAAGTAAGGATAATTGTGTGTCCTCCACATCCGTTAATCCCACCCACGACTACTATATTCTCCACACCTGTCGGGAACTTCTGGCCGGCAATGTGTACAAACTGTGCCTTCCATTCTCTGCCGAGCTCAACCGTCAACTCTTTGGTTACTACCGCAGTTCCTACAAGGATCCTGTGACCAACACGACACG ttggctgtCTGCTACGCAATTCGAGCCAGCCGCCGCTCGAAAGGCATTCCCCTGCTTCGATGAGCCAGGCTTTAAGGCATCCTTTGTGGTCACTTTGGGTTATCACAAGCAGTTCACAGGACTCAGCAATATGCCCGTGAAGGAAATCGAGACACA CGAAAGCCTTCCAAACTACGTATGGTGCGAGTTCGAGCAGTCGGTGCCGATGTCCACCTACCTGGTGGCATATTCGGTCAATGATTTCTCCTTTAAGCCATCCACTCTGCCAAATGGAGCTCTATTCCGGACTTGGGCCAGACCCAATGCCATCGATCAGTGCGATTATGCCGCGGAGTTCGGACCCAAAGTGCTGCAATACTACGAGCAGTTCTTCGGCATCAAGTTCCCGCTGCCCAAGATCGATCAGATTGCCTTGCCCGATTTCAGTGCCGGTGCCATGGAGAACTGGGGTCTGGTGACCTACAGAGAAACCACACTTCTCTACTCGCCAACCCACTCTTCACTGTCGGACCAACAGAACCTGGCGAATGTAATTGCCCATGAGTTGGCCCATCAATGGTTCGGTAATCTGGTGACGATGAAGTGGTGGACTGACCTTTGGCTGAACGAGGGATTCGCCACCTATGTGGCCGGCCTGGGAGTCCAGCAATTCCATCCGGAGTGGCACTCAAGGGATAAGGGTATTTTGACCGCTCTGATCACCTCCTTTCGCCTGGACTCGCTGGTGAGCAGCCATCCCATTTCGAGGCCCATTCAAATGGTGACGGAGATCGAGGAGAGCTTTGATGCAATCTCCTACCAAAAGGGATCTGCAGTGCTGCGGATGATGCATTTGTTCATGGGGGAAGAGTCGTTCCGATCCGGACTAAAGGAGTATCTTCAGCTTCACGCCTATAAGAACGCTGAACAGGATAATCTTTGGGAGTCACTCACCTCAGCAGCCCACCAAAGTGGAGCTCTTGACGGGCACCTTTACATAAAGACCATCATGGACTCGTGGACTCTGCAAACCGG ATATCCTGTGCTCAATATTACCCGTGACTATTCGGCCGGAACCGCTATGCTTACCCAGGAACGTTACTTGCGCAATTCCCAGATACCCCGAGCCGAACGCGTTGGCTGCTGGTGGGTGCCACTGAGCTATACCACCCAGGTGGAAAAGCACTTCAACAACACGGGACCTAGGGCATGGATGGAGTGCAGCAATACTGGCGAAAGTGTGCCCACAACTATTGATCTTCTTCCTGGACCCGAAGAATGGCTGATCTTTAATATTCAGCTGTCGACCCCTTACAAAGCCAACTACGATGCCAGAAACTGGAAGCTTTTGATTGATACTTTGAACAGCGGGGAGTTCCAGAGCATTCACGTGATCAATAGGGCCCAGCTCATAGACGATGTCCTGTACTTCGCCTGGACAGGAGAGCAGGACTACGACACCGCTCTGCAACTGACCAACTATCTGCAGAGGGAGCGGGATCTTATTCCTTGGAAAGCGGCCCTGGACAACTTGAAGTTGCTGAACCGCCTCCTACGACAAACTTCCAACTTTGGTTCATTCAAA CGATACATGAAGAAGCTTCTTACCCCGATCTATGAGCACCTCAACGGAATGAACGACACGTTCAGTTCGATTACTCAGCAGGATCACGTCCTTTTGAAGACAATGGTGGTCAATGTGGCCTGTCAGTACCAGGTGGGGGATTGTGTGCCCCAGGCGTTGGCCTACTACCGCCACTGGAGATCGGAGGCCAATCCCGACGAGAACAACCCGGTGCCAATAAACCTTCGCAGCACAGTGTACTGCACAGCACTAGGACAAGGCAGCGAAGAGGATTGGGACTTCCTGTGGTCGCGGTACAAGAAATCGAACGTGGGCTCCGACAGGCAGACCATCTTAAGTACTTTGGGCTGTTCGAAGGCGGTTTGGATACTGCAGCGCTACATGGAAAAGGCCTTCAGTCCCAAGAGCGGCATTCGCAAGCAGGACTCAGCGCTCTGCTTCCAGGCGGTGGCCTCCGGACAAGTGGGCTTCCTGCTGGCCAAGCAATACATGATGGAAAATATTGAGTTTATCTACAAGTA CTATTATCCACAGATAAGAGCCTTGTCGAGTCTGCTTCTGCCATTTTCCGAGCAAGTTAGTACAATGAGTGATCTGAATAAGTTCAGGTCCTTTGCCAACGACTCACGGCACTTCCTGAAGGGCATTCGTCAGGCGATGCAGCAGAGCCTGGAGACGATGCTCACCAATGTGCAGTGGATGGATCGGAACTATCAGCACTTCTCCCGGACTATACAGCACCATCTGTAA